From one Bifidobacterium sp. WK012_4_13 genomic stretch:
- a CDS encoding holo-ACP synthase, with translation MSEILGLGHDVVDVDAFSQQWHEPSSTMRKLFSVRELRQCTMRAALKHDEEALHAAARWAGKESVIKAWSEAIADGTVPFTIDSVPWNEIEILDDSRGRPQVILGESLAQSLTRSIAARSPATWHISLSHDGSIASAVAILVHSSDH, from the coding sequence ATGAGTGAAATTCTTGGTCTGGGGCATGATGTGGTAGATGTTGATGCATTTTCGCAGCAGTGGCATGAGCCATCCTCGACCATGCGCAAGCTTTTCTCTGTACGAGAGTTGCGGCAGTGCACCATGCGTGCGGCGCTCAAGCACGATGAAGAGGCTTTGCATGCCGCGGCTCGATGGGCTGGCAAGGAATCGGTTATCAAGGCTTGGTCAGAGGCCATCGCCGATGGCACAGTCCCATTCACCATTGACTCAGTCCCGTGGAACGAAATCGAAATCCTTGACGATTCACGCGGCCGCCCACAGGTGATTCTCGGCGAATCGCTTGCTCAGTCCCTCACGCGCTCAATTGCGGCTCGGAGTCCTGCGACCTGGCATATCTCCCTTTCGCATGATGGCTCCATCGCATCCGCCGTCGCGATATTGGT